The Deltaproteobacteria bacterium sequence CGCGACGAACGTGTGGGTGGTCGATAAGGACATGACAAAATCGGTCGCCGTGAAAACCGGCGTGAAAATCGGCAGCGAAATCGAAATCACGTCGGGGCTTTCGGGCGGGGAGAAGGTGGTCGTGAATCCACCGGGCGGACTTCGCGACGGGCAAACGGTCCGCGTGGCGGGAAGCTGAAACGAATTGCGTGACGGGAAACGGACATTTCGGAGGAACGCATGGGCGCCGTCGAACTGAAGAGCGTGTCGAAGACGTATCACCGCGACAAGCAGGCGGTGCCCGTTCTCGCGAACCTGAGCCTGAAAATCGACGCCGGGGAATTCGTCGCGCTCATGGGCCCGGCGGGTAGCGGCAAGACCACCGTGCTCAACCTCATCGGCGGCGTGGATCAGCCGACATCGGGCGACGTACTGGTCGCGGGAACCAATATCGCCGGCCTCGGTGGGCGTGCGTTGGCGCGTTGGCGCTCGCGAAACATCGGCTACATCTTTCAGATGTACAACCTGATTCCCGTTTTGAACGCGCTGCAAAACGTCGAGCTGCCGCTGCTGCTGCTGAAGATGAGTGCGAAGGAGCGGCGCAAACGCGCGCAGACCGCGCTCGAACTCGTCGGTCTCGGCGACCGGGTGAAACACTATCCGCGCCAGCTCTCGGGCGGGCAGGAGCAGCGCGTGGCGATCGCACGCGCGCTCGTGTCGGACCCCGAGGTGCTGCTGGCCGACGAACCCACGGGCGACCTCGACCGGCCATCCGCGGACGACGTGCTGAAGCTCCTCGAACGGCTCAACAAAGAGTTCAAGAAGACCATCGTGATGGTCACGCACGACCCCCACGCCGCCCAGCGCGCGGGCCGCACCGTCCACCTCGATAAAGGCCAATTGTCGGCTTAGAGGAGCGCGCCATGAGCATGCTGAATCTCGTGGCCGTGAACCTCGGCCGCAAGAAGTTGCGAACGACGCTGACCATGCTCTCGGTCTTCGTCGCGATCTTTCTGTTCTGCACGCTGCAGGGGATTCTCGACACGCTCGAATCGACCATCGAGGTCGGCAGCGAATCGCGCCTCATCACGCGCAACGCCATCTCCCTCGTGTTCGACCTGCCGATGGCCTACAAGGAACGTCTCAAGGCCGTGCCGAACGTGAAGAGCGTGTCGATTCAGAACTGGTTCGGCGGGCAGGACCCGGTCAACCCCAAGAACTTCTACCCTCAGTTCGCGGTGGAAGCCGAGACGTTTTTCCCGCAGTACGTCGCGGAGATGGACATCGTGGACGCCTCGCCCGCGCAGGCCGCGGTCGACCTGCCGCCGGGTGTCGATCCCAAGCTCGCGTCGTTCATGCTGGAGCGTAACGCCGCCGTCGTCGGCGAGAAGCTCATGAACAAGATGGGCTGGAAGATCGGCCAGACCTTCGCGATCAACGGGACGATCTATCCCGGTTCGTGGGAATTCGTGGCCCGCGCGGTCTATCGCCCGAAGAACAAATCCTTCGGCGAGGAAACCGTGTTCTTCCACTGGAAGTACCTGTACGAAAACTCGAATCAGCAGGCGCGAGCGGGAATCTTTTCGCTGGAACTCACCGATCCCACGCACGCGGCCGACGTGGCGCGGCAGGTGGACCTGCTCTTCGAAAACTC is a genomic window containing:
- a CDS encoding ABC transporter ATP-binding protein; translated protein: MGAVELKSVSKTYHRDKQAVPVLANLSLKIDAGEFVALMGPAGSGKTTVLNLIGGVDQPTSGDVLVAGTNIAGLGGRALARWRSRNIGYIFQMYNLIPVLNALQNVELPLLLLKMSAKERRKRAQTALELVGLGDRVKHYPRQLSGGQEQRVAIARALVSDPEVLLADEPTGDLDRPSADDVLKLLERLNKEFKKTIVMVTHDPHAAQRAGRTVHLDKGQLSA
- a CDS encoding ABC transporter permease, which codes for MSMLNLVAVNLGRKKLRTTLTMLSVFVAIFLFCTLQGILDTLESTIEVGSESRLITRNAISLVFDLPMAYKERLKAVPNVKSVSIQNWFGGQDPVNPKNFYPQFAVEAETFFPQYVAEMDIVDASPAQAAVDLPPGVDPKLASFMLERNAAVVGEKLMNKMGWKIGQTFAINGTIYPGSWEFVARAVYRPKNKSFGEETVFFHWKYLYENSNQQARAGIFSLELTDPTHAADVARQVDLLFENSSAQTKTETERAFQAGFVSMFGNLPFVLGVIGFAVVFAILFVAANTMVMTVRERTAEIGAMKTLGFEDRAIFLMVLAEAAIITVGGGAAGAVFSKVLIEGSEFNAGGMLPVMTVNWSTIGMGIAIALVIGAVSGLIPAVQAARLKIVDALRRVE